The nucleotide sequence GATGCTGTTTGTAGGCTGGCGAATGTGGCGGGGCCGGGGTGATGATGTGGTGACACCGGGTCGTTGTGTTTTGCAGGGGGGAGGTCGATTCGGGGTTGAGTGTTACGTCCGGCTGGGGAGCGGCGGTGCGGCGGCTGGTTTGTTGTCGGGGTTGTTTGGCGTGGGCGGGGGATTTATTGTGGTGCCGGTGTTGTTGTTAGTCACGGGGATGAGCATTCATCGTGCGGTGGCAACTTCGTTGATGGTGATTTTTCTGATTTCGATTTCCGGTGTGGTGGCGCATGTGCTTCACGGACAACTTTTTCCGATGCCATTGAGTCTTTGGTTTGTTGGTGGCGGATTTCTGGGGATGTTGTTGGGCAGCGCGGGGCGTTCGCGCCTGAGTGGTGGTGCCCTTCAAAAGATTTTTGCCATTGGCATGTGGGTTACTGCCGGATGGATGTTATGGAGAAACCTGGGTGCCCTCGGGTAGTAATGTCGATGGGAAAATTTGGGGTTTACCAGCCGGTGGCGATGGTGATGCCGATGGGGATGGACAGGAGGAGCATGATGATCAAGATGGGACGGGATACTCTGGGTTCTCTTATAAACCAGAGGGAGATGGCAAGTAGGGCGAGGCCGATTGGGATGGTGAGCCACCAACTCATGGTTCTGGTGTAGGTGACGGGTTGATGGCCTTCGGAGCGTCGTTGTTCGTCGGGTTCCCACGTGAGGGCGGCGATTTTGTTGTCGAGGGCGGGGAAGTGTCTGGCTTGAACGATCATGCCGATGGGCCAGGTCTCGTAGATGGTTGAGGGACAGCTGAAGATTTTTTGAGTTCCATCAGTGAATTCAATGGTCATGTTGTAGGCGGTTTGGCGAGCGGAGCTGCCGGTTCCTCCGGTGAGGCGGGTTTGACGGTCGATGATGGTGGCGGGTTTGGTTTCGCCTGGTGCGAAGGCGGTGTAGGCTTCAACGAGGAAGGCGGTGCCGAAGGTGAGCAGGAGGGCCGGGAAGGACGCGAGAAAGAGGCTGGCGATGCAGCCAAACTTTTTGGGTGGGGTGGATTCGGGTGTGGACATGACCGATCAGTTATTTATTGGTAGGTGAAGGTGCCTCCGGTGGCTTCAGCAAATTTTTCGGCGATGAGTTTGCCGGTTTGGTGTTTGAGGTCGACTTCGAGTTTTCCTTGGTTGTTGATTTCCTTTGGGAGGTATTCGTGGTCTTGGGAAAGCACGGTGCTGTTGTTGCGGGCGATGAAGGCGTCGGAGTAGACAATTTGACGGGTGTTGCGATCGATGAGCCAGAAGCGACCGGCGGCGTAGCCGGCTTCGAATTGGTTTTCGGCGAGGAGTTTGGGGGCTTTGTGTTTGAAGGGTTTGATGATGCCGATGTAACGGACGTTGAGGGTTCGCTGGTAGTTTTGTTCGAGGAAAGGTTCGGGAGTGACGGGATGTTCGGCGGGTGATTTCTGGAGGTCGTTGTAGAGGGTGTCGAATCCGTTGTTCATGAACAGATTGAAGGTGGAGTCGCGATGGGGGGAGGGGTTGGGATCGGTGAGTTGTCCGACGAGAAAGGTGGCGGTGTTGCAGGGGATGACGGGTCCGCTACGTGAGCTGGATGGAGAGGGATTGAGGGGGGCGCTTGGGATGACGTTTTCGAGGGGGAGGTTTTGGGCGTAGGATTCGAGCTCCTTGACGAATTGGCTGAAGGGTTCGCGGTGGCGTTCGAGGATGTCGCTGTGGGTTTCACTGCACTGGGTGAGCAGGGTAAGTGCGACAAGGAGGATGATATAGTAAGTGCGCATGATTGACTGAGTTAGAGCCGTTGTCTTTTGATGGTGATGCCGCTGCGGGATTGGAGGGTGTCGAGGAAGTGTTGGAGGGTTGGCGATGGAGGGAGGAAGTGTTCGATGGGGTATTGGTCCTCGTCTTTGGGGGTGACAATGAGGGTGTGGATGCGGATGGGTTGGGGTGGGGTTTTGCCGTGGGGGCGGAAGTTTTGGACGGAGAGGCCGAGTTTTTCGATCTCGGTGTAGGCGACTTTGTCGCGGGAGAGGAAGCGGTTGAGGATGATGTGGGTGGGGGTGATGATGGCGACTGGGCGGATGACGTAACGCCAGAGGCTGAGGCCGAAGAGGATGGCGATGATGCCGAAGGTGAAGATCATCCATTCTTCGGGGCCGCGCATGTTCCGATGGAGGGCGGCGTGGATGGAGAGGATGCCGAGATAGTGGGGGAGGCAGCCGAGGAAAAGGATGTAGACGCGGTGAGGGAGGGGTTTGTAGTGTCGAAGTTTTGGAGGTGTGCGAGCCGGGTCCATGGCTTGTTTTTTTCAGTTCTTGTCGCGACCGAGGGCTTCGATGAGGAAGGTGTATTGGAGGGCGACGCGTTCGAGGAAGCTGTAGCGACCGGAGGAGCCGCTGTGGCCGGTGTCGAGATCGACCTGGAGGAGAAGGGGGTTTTGATCGGTTTTGGTGGCGCGGAGTTTTGCGACCCATTTGGCGGCTTCCCAGTAGGGGACGCGGGAGTCGTTGAGGCCGGCGAGGACGAGGAGGGAGGGGTAATTCTGGGGTTTGATGTTGTCGTAGGGGGAGTAGGCGCGGATGCGGTTGAAGGTTTCGAGGGTGGCGGAGGGGTTGCCCCATTCGTCGTATTCGCTGGTGGTGAGGGGGATGGTGGGGTCGAGCATGGTGTTGAGGACGTCGACAAAGGGGACGTCGGCGATGAAGGCACGGAAGAGGTCGGGTTGCTGGTTGATGACGGCTCCGACGAGGAGTCCACCAGCGCTGCCGCCGTAGCCGCAGAGGTTTTCTTTTGAGGTGTATTTTTGCTGGATGAGGTGTTCGGCGCAGGCGATGAAGTCGTCGAAGGTGGTTTGTTTGTGGGCGAGTTTGCCGGCCTCATACCAGCGGCGTCCGAGTTCGCCGCCGCCGCGGATTTGGGCGATGGCGAAGCCGATGCCGCGGTCGAGGAGGCTGAAGAGGTTGCTGTTGAACCACGGATCGTTGGGGCTGCCGTAGGCGCCGTAGCCGTCGATGAGGATGGCACCGGTGCCGTCGGTGGGATGGTTTTTGGGGAGGAGCAGCCAGATGGGGATGAGGGT is from Phragmitibacter flavus and encodes:
- a CDS encoding sulfite exporter TauE/SafE family protein yields the protein MDAFNLLSLGFGLLVGAALGLTGGGGSIFAVPLLLYGLSVPVGTAMGLSLATVGVTAGFGAALRWLHGEVEWKAGLLFALGGMVTAPLGAWLGRLLPSTLLLTAFALLMLFVGWRMWRGRGDDVVTPGRCVLQGGGRFGVECYVRLGSGGAAAGLLSGLFGVGGGFIVVPVLLLVTGMSIHRAVATSLMVIFLISISGVVAHVLHGQLFPMPLSLWFVGGGFLGMLLGSAGRSRLSGGALQKIFAIGMWVTAGWMLWRNLGALG